A window of Thermodesulfobacteriota bacterium contains these coding sequences:
- a CDS encoding SLBB domain-containing protein: MFKKITILSAAIFSLALMYACGGGSSHSGSYTIPQATREVNKENQELNRKLIQETFSTSSSVDYRIGPGDLLAIEVLEAPDLNTEARVSSQNAITFPLIGKVDVGGDTPQEAESRITEMLTENYMHNPHVIVSVKEYRSQRVAVIGSVKNPGTYELLGKGTLLDALALAGGLGEKASDTVYVTRKTGDGGEQSVQVDLGELLDKGDASLNVPINMGDVVYVPEAGVVYVDGAVMKPGTYPITDDMTVSQAVTAAGGMDKTAKASDVRLLRNRDGRVEVLPINLESINEGEMADMVIEDQDVVVVGKSAFKSFFDAIKLGLFFPPFSMGVQ, encoded by the coding sequence ATGTTCAAGAAAATAACCATTTTATCAGCGGCAATTTTTTCCCTGGCATTGATGTACGCCTGCGGCGGCGGATCTTCCCATAGCGGGAGCTACACGATTCCCCAGGCTACGAGGGAAGTTAACAAGGAAAACCAGGAGCTCAACCGTAAGCTCATACAGGAAACCTTCTCCACGTCGTCGTCCGTCGATTACAGAATAGGCCCGGGAGATCTCCTCGCAATCGAGGTGCTCGAAGCCCCCGATCTCAACACGGAAGCCAGGGTCAGCAGCCAGAATGCCATAACGTTTCCACTGATAGGCAAGGTTGACGTAGGGGGGGACACTCCCCAGGAAGCCGAAAGCAGGATAACCGAGATGCTGACCGAAAACTACATGCACAACCCACACGTGATCGTTTCCGTTAAGGAATACAGGAGCCAGAGGGTTGCCGTAATAGGAAGCGTAAAGAATCCCGGCACTTACGAGCTTCTCGGCAAGGGCACTCTCCTTGACGCGCTGGCGCTCGCGGGCGGGCTCGGCGAAAAGGCGAGCGACACCGTCTACGTCACCAGAAAAACGGGTGACGGCGGCGAGCAATCCGTACAGGTAGACCTGGGCGAGCTTCTCGACAAGGGCGACGCCAGTCTAAACGTGCCGATAAACATGGGAGACGTAGTATATGTGCCCGAAGCCGGGGTCGTATACGTCGACGGCGCAGTCATGAAACCGGGCACATACCCGATAACGGACGACATGACCGTGAGCCAGGCCGTGACGGCGGCGGGCGGCATGGACAAGACCGCAAAGGCCTCCGATGTCAGGCTTTTAAGGAATAGAGACGGGCGGGTGGAGGTGCTCCCCATCAACCTCGAATCCATTAATGAAGGGGAAATGGCGGACATGGTAATCGAGGATCAGGATGTTGTAGTTGTTGGCAAGAGTGCATTTAAGAGTTTCTTCGACGCTATAAAACTCGGTCTATTCTTCCCGCCGTTCAGCATGGGGGTTCAATAA
- a CDS encoding SRPBCC family protein, with the protein MKIYRLERTQEVAAPLGEVWGFFSNPENLALITPPWLGFRIISGAGREIYEGMMIKYSVSPLLGIPLTWVTEITEVEEPGRFVDEQRRGPYSLWRHEHIFKEKNGATEVKDVVSYALPLGPLGRIVHSFDTKKRLGRIFDFRQDYVERKFGAPPRNTG; encoded by the coding sequence ATGAAGATATACAGGCTCGAAAGAACCCAGGAGGTCGCGGCCCCGCTCGGCGAGGTGTGGGGCTTTTTCTCTAACCCCGAAAACCTCGCACTCATAACTCCCCCGTGGCTCGGATTCAGGATAATCTCGGGAGCCGGCCGGGAAATATACGAAGGGATGATGATTAAATACAGCGTTTCGCCCCTCCTCGGTATACCGCTCACGTGGGTGACGGAAATTACCGAAGTCGAGGAGCCGGGCCGTTTCGTCGACGAGCAGCGCCGGGGGCCATACAGCCTCTGGCGGCACGAGCATATATTTAAGGAAAAAAACGGGGCCACCGAAGTAAAGGACGTTGTAAGCTACGCCCTCCCGCTCGGCCCCCTGGGCAGGATCGTTCACTCCTTCGACACAAAAAAGCGGCTGGGCCGCATATTCGACTTCAGACAGGACTACGTCGAAAGAAAATTCGGCGCACCCCCGCGTAATACCGGCTGA